The Leptospira brenneri genome includes a window with the following:
- a CDS encoding DUF1801 domain-containing protein, producing MPNPVEEYIQSLPEERREPFLKLRNTIKKNLPEGFEESIQYKMIGFVVPKKTYPNGYHVTPELALPFIHIASQKNGLALYHMGIYADPKLLKWFQTEYPKHCKTKLDMGKSCIRFKKLEEIPWKLLGELATKMSVKDWITLYEKNISISS from the coding sequence ATGCCAAACCCCGTAGAAGAATACATCCAATCGTTACCAGAAGAACGAAGAGAGCCTTTTCTCAAACTACGAAATACAATTAAAAAGAATCTTCCCGAAGGTTTTGAAGAAAGCATCCAATACAAGATGATCGGGTTTGTGGTACCTAAAAAAACATACCCTAATGGATATCATGTAACACCGGAACTAGCACTTCCCTTTATCCATATCGCTTCCCAAAAGAATGGCCTTGCTCTCTATCATATGGGGATTTATGCGGATCCAAAATTACTCAAATGGTTCCAAACCGAATACCCCAAACATTGTAAAACCAAATTGGATATGGGAAAAAGCTGTATTCGTTTTAAAAAGTTAGAAGAAATTCCTTGGAAACTTCTTGGAGAGTTAGCAACAAAAATGAGTGTGAAGGATTGGATTACTTTGTACGAGAAAAATATTTCCATCTCCTCATAA
- a CDS encoding alpha/beta hydrolase gives MNFLFRSVFLISFSFFISCISSTEKPDSYSKISHWQRYQHFLPEDLRFRKQNLPTEEFQEINGYNVHIDRYSKKEADCKILLIHGGGGNGRILGTLAIGLEKLGCEWVAPDLPGFGLTKIPSNKRYVPYEDWVLVLNDLIQKEKQNHQKIILFGLSIGGMLAYQVAAYNGEVDGLITTTLVDPREPEVRDAIASNRFLSRVGMPINSVFSFLTNGMYFPIKWFSKMEYITNDPSFSKVFAEDPYAGGSKVSLGFLNTFLNYKPKLEPESFQVCPVLLAHPSIDPWTPTNLSKTFFDRMNGKKEFVILTGAGHFPYEEPGVSELKASITNFVSQLRLKK, from the coding sequence ATGAATTTCCTATTCAGGTCGGTTTTCCTAATATCATTTAGTTTTTTTATATCTTGTATTTCTTCTACAGAGAAGCCAGACAGTTATTCCAAAATTTCTCACTGGCAAAGATACCAACACTTTCTGCCAGAGGATCTACGATTTCGCAAACAGAACTTACCGACCGAGGAATTTCAAGAAATCAACGGATACAATGTACATATAGACCGGTATTCTAAAAAAGAAGCCGATTGTAAAATCCTACTCATTCATGGTGGAGGAGGGAACGGTCGAATTCTGGGAACCTTGGCAATTGGATTAGAGAAACTTGGTTGTGAATGGGTGGCACCCGATCTCCCTGGATTTGGTCTTACAAAAATTCCGTCAAACAAAAGGTATGTACCTTACGAAGATTGGGTTTTGGTATTAAATGACTTAATCCAAAAAGAAAAACAGAACCATCAAAAAATAATTTTGTTTGGACTAAGCATTGGAGGAATGCTTGCTTATCAAGTAGCAGCTTACAATGGTGAGGTGGATGGTCTGATTACAACTACTCTAGTGGATCCGAGAGAACCAGAAGTCCGTGATGCCATTGCTTCTAATCGATTTTTGAGCAGGGTGGGAATGCCTATCAATTCAGTTTTTTCGTTTTTGACAAATGGAATGTACTTTCCCATTAAGTGGTTTAGTAAAATGGAATACATTACCAATGATCCTAGTTTTTCAAAAGTTTTTGCAGAGGATCCTTATGCAGGTGGTTCCAAAGTGAGTTTGGGATTTTTAAATACATTTCTAAATTACAAACCAAAGTTAGAACCAGAATCCTTTCAGGTCTGTCCTGTTCTACTCGCACATCCAAGCATTGATCCATGGACTCCCACAAATTTAAGTAAAACTTTTTTTGATCGAATGAATGGAAAGAAAGAATTTGTGATACTCACTGGAGCAGGTCATTTTCCCTATGAAGAACCTGGTGTTTCCGAGTTAAAGGCTTCTATTACGAATTTTGTCAGTCAGCTAAGGCTGAAAAAATAA
- a CDS encoding DUF3147 family protein: MTYIIIKYLVTAALVVIISEIARRNDRMGSLIASLPLVTILTLLWLKFENAGTEKISNHAYFTFWFVIPTLPMFLLFPKLNLTYGFWIALMGSIGFTIVLFYLYHLVLSRLGIRLF, from the coding sequence ATGACTTATATCATTATCAAATACTTAGTCACTGCTGCACTAGTTGTCATCATATCAGAAATTGCAAGAAGGAATGACCGTATGGGAAGCCTCATCGCTTCTCTTCCGTTGGTGACAATACTTACATTACTCTGGCTAAAATTTGAAAATGCTGGTACAGAAAAAATTTCCAACCATGCCTATTTTACGTTTTGGTTTGTGATTCCTACATTACCAATGTTTTTACTGTTCCCCAAATTAAATCTTACTTATGGGTTTTGGATTGCACTCATGGGAAGTATTGGATTTACCATTGTGTTATTTTATCTCTATCATTTGGTGTTAAGTCGATTGGGGATCCGATTGTTTTAA
- a CDS encoding class I SAM-dependent DNA methyltransferase produces the protein MEPNVFDQLANHYDTPERKELAQIIASEIQKECRNSHSKTLFDYGCGTGLVGLSLTSLVGHVSFIDSSAPMLGIVREKIKNLNLTNAEVIHSNFLGSSRNKKADILLVSLVLLHIPDTKKILNFFYEILNPNEKLMIVDFDKNKKINHPKVHNGFRSRNKILTK, from the coding sequence ATGGAACCAAATGTTTTTGACCAACTTGCCAATCATTACGATACACCGGAACGAAAAGAACTCGCCCAAATCATTGCGAGCGAAATCCAAAAGGAATGTAGAAATAGCCATTCAAAAACTTTGTTTGATTACGGATGTGGTACTGGACTTGTCGGTCTCAGTTTAACATCCTTAGTGGGTCATGTATCGTTCATTGATTCTTCGGCACCAATGCTCGGCATCGTCCGAGAAAAAATCAAAAACTTAAATCTAACAAACGCGGAAGTGATTCATTCTAACTTTCTAGGGAGTTCTAGAAATAAAAAAGCAGATATTTTACTTGTTTCGCTCGTTCTCCTTCATATCCCTGATACAAAAAAGATTTTGAATTTTTTTTATGAAATCTTAAATCCCAATGAAAAACTAATGATTGTTGATTTTGATAAAAATAAAAAGATTAACCATCCAAAAGTTCACAATGGATTCCGAAGTCGAAATAAAATCCTTACTAAATGA
- a CDS encoding LA_2444/LA_4059 family outer membrane protein, with product MKPNRIYIFLVFFSWGIFAEGPGTEPQTPEEKTKNSKWTLLLKRQTYNYLPYEYTSLTEKNESFVPTRSSTALKENGKVLIPFVFGYENLAKGFKLELSYFEIEIVNANTLLFQQTPQGPNLSRFYLSPMARSEFEFNAYKTLDLSRDWKFYLGGGIRNINRYVYGNYLGQGTFKEYFFTYGPQVSIQTIYQLTQDFAFHLTMDVFYTQGTRFFKQPNLMEDRFQYSFSTAGTAGIFRGYEFDSSFSYSFHPNMKFFIGYNMILSKFSYLHYNEIQLSRSTENLGSTNPTITGNWEMHLPKKSENFDSLRGIYLGMMVNF from the coding sequence ATGAAACCGAACCGCATTTATATTTTCCTGGTTTTTTTCTCTTGGGGGATTTTTGCAGAAGGGCCGGGGACTGAACCACAAACTCCAGAGGAGAAAACCAAAAATTCTAAATGGACCTTACTTTTAAAAAGACAAACCTACAACTATTTACCTTACGAATACACCTCCCTCACTGAGAAAAATGAATCTTTTGTTCCCACAAGATCTAGTACGGCACTGAAGGAGAACGGAAAAGTTCTCATCCCTTTTGTGTTTGGTTATGAAAACCTGGCAAAGGGTTTCAAATTAGAACTTTCCTATTTTGAGATCGAAATTGTAAACGCGAACACGCTACTTTTCCAACAAACCCCACAAGGCCCAAATCTTTCCAGGTTCTATCTTTCCCCTATGGCTCGTTCGGAATTTGAATTCAATGCTTATAAAACTCTGGATCTAAGTCGGGATTGGAAATTTTATTTAGGAGGTGGGATTCGTAATATCAACCGCTATGTGTATGGAAATTATTTAGGACAAGGCACTTTCAAAGAATACTTTTTCACTTATGGCCCGCAAGTCTCCATCCAAACCATTTACCAACTCACTCAAGATTTTGCATTCCACCTAACAATGGATGTATTTTATACACAAGGCACGCGGTTTTTCAAACAACCAAACCTTATGGAGGATAGGTTTCAATATTCATTCTCCACGGCAGGTACCGCAGGAATATTTCGAGGTTATGAATTTGATAGTTCCTTTTCCTATTCCTTTCATCCGAATATGAAGTTCTTTATCGGTTACAATATGATTCTCTCCAAATTCTCTTATTTGCATTATAATGAAATCCAACTCAGTCGCAGCACGGAAAATTTAGGTTCTACGAATCCAACGATCACTGGCAACTGGGAAATGCACCTTCCCAAAAAATCAGAAAACTTCGATAGTTTACGAGGAATTTATTTAGGTATGATGGTGAATTTTTAG
- a CDS encoding fumarate hydratase, whose product MPEFFYADPFPLNGDTTEYKLLTKDYVSTVPFGDKEILKVEPEGLTFLAEKAMEDVSFYLRTAHLTKVRKILDDPEATPNDRFVAMALLKNAVIAADKQLPSCQDTGTGIVMAKKGEYVITGGNDSEALSRGIYNTYVNRNLRYSQVVPLTMYDEVNSGSNLPAQIDIYSTPGDKYSFLFLAKGGGSANKTYLFQETKALLNPASLEKFITEKVSNLGTAACPPYHIAVVIGGTSAEANLKTVKLASAGYLDHLPTKGDKFGSAFRDVELEEKMLLAAQKSGIGAQFGGKYLAHDFKVIRLPRHGASCPVGLGVSCSADRNIKAKITKDGIFLEKLEYDPSKFLPTIDDVDTNTESVHINLNQPMPEILKVLTQYPVKTRVMLSGRLVVARDIAHAKLKEKLDKGEPLPDYFKNHPVYYAGPAKTPEGMPSGSFGPTTAGRMDSYVPLFQEKGYSMISLAKGNRSKVVTDSCKKNGGFYLGSIGGPAALLAKENIKKVEVLDFPELGMEAVWSIDVENFPAFIVVDDKGNDFFQMLN is encoded by the coding sequence ATGCCAGAGTTTTTTTACGCCGATCCTTTTCCTTTAAACGGGGACACCACCGAATACAAATTATTGACAAAAGATTATGTAAGCACTGTCCCCTTTGGTGATAAAGAAATTCTCAAAGTAGAACCAGAAGGTCTTACCTTCCTTGCAGAAAAGGCAATGGAAGATGTATCTTTTTATCTTCGAACCGCTCACCTTACCAAAGTTCGTAAAATTTTAGATGATCCCGAAGCAACACCAAATGACCGTTTTGTGGCAATGGCTCTGCTTAAAAATGCTGTGATTGCTGCAGATAAACAACTTCCCTCTTGTCAAGATACTGGAACAGGGATTGTGATGGCAAAAAAAGGGGAGTATGTCATTACCGGTGGCAATGATTCAGAAGCCCTTTCTCGTGGAATTTATAATACTTATGTAAATCGAAACCTTCGTTATTCCCAAGTGGTTCCTCTCACTATGTACGACGAGGTAAACTCAGGTTCAAACTTACCGGCTCAAATTGATATTTACTCCACTCCTGGTGACAAATACAGTTTTCTCTTTTTAGCAAAAGGGGGTGGATCGGCTAACAAAACTTATCTTTTTCAAGAAACAAAGGCTTTGCTCAATCCAGCATCCCTTGAAAAATTTATTACGGAAAAAGTTTCCAACCTGGGAACTGCAGCCTGCCCTCCATACCATATCGCAGTTGTGATTGGTGGGACATCAGCAGAAGCAAACTTAAAGACAGTCAAACTAGCGTCAGCTGGTTATTTGGATCATTTGCCAACCAAAGGTGACAAATTTGGATCAGCCTTCCGTGATGTAGAACTAGAAGAGAAGATGCTCCTTGCCGCTCAAAAATCAGGAATCGGTGCCCAATTTGGCGGGAAGTATTTGGCTCATGATTTTAAAGTCATTCGCCTCCCTCGTCACGGTGCTTCTTGCCCTGTGGGGCTTGGTGTGAGTTGCAGTGCGGATCGTAATATCAAAGCAAAAATCACAAAAGATGGAATCTTTTTGGAAAAACTAGAATATGATCCTTCTAAGTTCCTTCCCACCATTGATGATGTGGATACAAACACAGAATCTGTACATATCAATCTCAACCAACCAATGCCAGAAATTTTAAAAGTTCTGACACAGTATCCTGTTAAAACACGTGTTATGTTGTCGGGACGCCTCGTTGTAGCACGTGATATTGCTCATGCTAAACTGAAAGAAAAATTAGATAAGGGCGAACCTCTTCCTGATTATTTCAAAAATCATCCGGTGTATTATGCAGGTCCTGCTAAAACCCCAGAAGGAATGCCATCTGGATCCTTTGGGCCTACTACGGCGGGTCGAATGGATAGTTACGTTCCTCTATTCCAAGAGAAAGGGTATTCCATGATCTCTCTGGCAAAAGGAAATCGTTCCAAAGTTGTGACTGACAGTTGCAAAAAAAATGGTGGGTTTTATCTTGGATCCATCGGTGGTCCTGCTGCCCTTCTTGCCAAAGAAAATATCAAAAAGGTAGAAGTCTTAGACTTTCCAGAGTTAGGGATGGAAGCCGTTTGGTCGATTGATGTAGAAAACTTTCCTGCCTTTATCGTGGTGGATGACAAAGGAAATGATTTTTTCCAAATGTTGAATTGA
- a CDS encoding type 1 glutamine amidotransferase domain-containing protein — protein MDFFYCELNLRDKHMILIPIPENDFDPSEVSIPWKILTTKGHKVVFATPSGKKGNADKRMLFGDGLGILKPILRAGGDARADFDLLEKDQNFLKPISYEQIEPNAYNGILLPGGHAKGMIPYLESKILQSIIVNFFDQKKPVGAICHGVLLVARSIDPNTNKSVLYNLSTTSLLKKQELLAYNLTKLWLGDYYLTYNITVEDEVKSFLKHSSQFQSGNLGIFRDKTNNTSAGFTVRDQNFISARWPGDAHKFGYEFAQLVESYST, from the coding sequence ATGGATTTTTTTTACTGTGAACTCAATTTACGAGACAAACATATGATACTCATTCCTATTCCTGAAAATGATTTTGATCCAAGTGAAGTTAGTATTCCTTGGAAAATCCTCACCACAAAAGGACATAAAGTTGTGTTTGCAACTCCTTCGGGGAAAAAAGGCAACGCTGATAAACGCATGTTATTTGGTGATGGATTGGGTATCTTAAAACCAATTTTACGTGCAGGTGGAGATGCCCGTGCTGATTTTGATCTCTTGGAAAAAGATCAAAATTTTCTAAAACCCATTTCATATGAACAAATTGAACCCAATGCATACAATGGAATTCTATTACCCGGTGGACATGCAAAAGGAATGATTCCTTATTTGGAATCAAAAATACTGCAATCAATAATTGTAAACTTTTTCGATCAAAAAAAACCAGTTGGTGCTATTTGCCATGGTGTATTACTTGTTGCAAGGAGCATCGATCCAAATACAAATAAATCGGTTTTATATAATCTAAGCACAACGTCTCTTCTCAAAAAACAGGAATTACTAGCGTATAACTTAACAAAACTCTGGCTTGGCGATTATTATCTCACATACAATATAACTGTCGAAGACGAAGTGAAATCTTTTTTGAAACATTCTTCCCAATTCCAAAGTGGTAACTTAGGTATTTTCCGAGACAAAACGAACAATACATCTGCCGGTTTTACAGTGAGAGATCAGAATTTTATCTCTGCACGATGGCCGGGAGATGCTCATAAGTTTGGATATGAATTCGCCCAGTTAGTTGAAAGTTATTCCACTTAA
- a CDS encoding SRPBCC domain-containing protein, producing the protein MCKTIKQKVKFKASPLTIYQLLSDTKKVTALTGETAMISNRIGGSFSTMSAKVSGIIVDLKPSKRIVLAWRRFDFPEGIFSMATFTLKETSVGGTELVLTHRGVPKELIPDIEEGWRQNYWDKIRNAIKTLD; encoded by the coding sequence ATGTGTAAAACGATAAAACAGAAGGTAAAGTTTAAAGCCTCTCCATTAACAATTTACCAGCTTCTCTCGGATACAAAGAAAGTCACGGCACTGACTGGCGAAACTGCGATGATTAGTAATCGTATCGGTGGTAGCTTTTCTACTATGTCTGCAAAAGTTTCTGGGATCATTGTCGATCTGAAGCCTTCCAAACGAATTGTGTTAGCCTGGAGAAGATTCGATTTTCCCGAAGGAATTTTCTCTATGGCTACGTTTACATTAAAAGAAACATCCGTTGGAGGGACCGAGCTCGTACTCACACATCGCGGTGTGCCGAAAGAACTGATTCCTGATATAGAAGAAGGTTGGCGTCAAAATTATTGGGATAAAATTCGCAACGCGATCAAAACTTTAGATTAA
- a CDS encoding cation:proton antiporter, with amino-acid sequence MKSSVFYSLAVALFFSALAFVFYLGKIQFPLNHGLNPLSLELNFSHFLTGFLAHLQSPFGRLLLQILLILVTCKLFSFLFSLIRIPSVIGEITGGLVLGPSLLGMLAPEFSEMIFPASSMGSLKLLSQVGLIFFMFLIGLETDWKNLHGSLHTAVVISHVSIMFPFLLGVITSLFLFERLAPEKVSFLSFSLFLGISMSITAFPVLARIIQEKKLNTERSGVLAITCAAADDVTAWLILALILGLTSSDSMSGVLLCFFGVVLFLYLAFKYVRTRFASSLSKLENIDFLPNYIVFFLFIWLTVSSLFTESMGIHSLFGAFIAGSTIPANHKIRKIIINKFQDVSVIFLLPLFFAYSGLKTQVGLLSDPNLFLICLLILFVAILGKFGGSTISAKFLGESWKDSLIIGILMNTRGLMELIVLNIGLEMGIIGPELFTIMVIMALVTTAMSGPAINLVQKVFKKKETIDLNSGLENAEQNSDPKILIAFAKPKTGIDLLKLCYKIFPNAKFRTFHVNQNYNFDIEQSQYEMSILFENIRFISANEGIPVDFQFSSSENFETALWEQLNEYKPDLLILGSPNVESWKEINKGPLKKIIKSSNCSVAIFVNKGLESLNKIFMESDSEGAVSIINSLGGDSSLFKQWKDEDHFDPNHHLFVRNWNTEKDFEFLKKNYLILGKKRT; translated from the coding sequence ATGAAGTCCTCAGTATTCTATTCTCTAGCGGTTGCGTTGTTTTTTAGCGCACTTGCTTTCGTTTTTTACCTCGGTAAGATACAATTCCCACTCAATCATGGTTTAAATCCTTTGAGTTTGGAATTAAACTTTTCACACTTTTTAACTGGATTTTTAGCCCACTTGCAGTCTCCCTTTGGACGATTGTTACTCCAAATTCTACTAATCCTTGTTACCTGTAAGTTATTCTCTTTTTTATTTTCTTTAATTCGCATTCCCAGTGTGATCGGAGAAATCACTGGAGGATTGGTATTAGGGCCGTCACTACTTGGGATGTTGGCACCAGAGTTTTCCGAGATGATATTCCCAGCTTCTTCCATGGGTTCACTCAAGTTACTCAGCCAAGTGGGTTTAATCTTTTTTATGTTCCTCATCGGTCTTGAAACCGATTGGAAAAATTTACATGGAAGTCTGCACACTGCTGTTGTCATCAGCCATGTTTCGATCATGTTTCCTTTTTTACTGGGTGTGATTACTTCCTTATTTTTATTTGAAAGATTGGCACCTGAAAAAGTTTCCTTTCTATCTTTTAGTCTTTTCCTCGGAATCTCCATGTCGATCACCGCATTTCCGGTACTTGCAAGGATCATTCAGGAAAAAAAATTAAATACAGAAAGATCGGGAGTTCTCGCCATCACCTGTGCTGCTGCAGATGATGTCACCGCATGGTTGATTTTAGCTTTGATTTTAGGGCTCACCTCCTCCGATTCCATGTCGGGAGTTTTACTTTGTTTTTTCGGAGTGGTTCTCTTTCTGTATCTGGCCTTCAAGTATGTAAGAACCAGGTTTGCGAGTAGTCTTTCGAAATTAGAAAATATAGATTTTCTTCCCAACTACATCGTGTTCTTTCTTTTCATTTGGCTGACAGTCTCATCTTTATTCACTGAATCCATGGGGATTCACTCTTTGTTTGGTGCTTTCATTGCGGGTTCTACAATTCCGGCAAATCATAAAATTAGAAAAATCATCATTAACAAATTCCAAGACGTGAGTGTGATTTTTCTTCTTCCTTTATTTTTTGCATACTCCGGATTAAAAACACAAGTTGGACTTTTATCCGATCCAAATCTTTTTCTCATTTGTTTGTTGATTCTGTTTGTTGCCATTCTTGGTAAGTTTGGTGGTAGCACAATATCAGCAAAGTTCCTCGGAGAATCCTGGAAGGATTCCCTCATCATCGGGATTCTTATGAATACACGAGGCCTCATGGAACTCATTGTATTGAATATTGGATTAGAGATGGGAATCATTGGGCCAGAATTATTTACAATTATGGTCATTATGGCATTAGTCACCACTGCTATGAGTGGCCCTGCGATCAATCTGGTTCAGAAAGTTTTTAAGAAAAAAGAAACCATTGATCTTAACTCTGGTTTGGAAAATGCAGAACAAAATTCTGATCCCAAGATTTTAATTGCTTTCGCAAAACCTAAAACAGGAATCGATTTACTAAAACTCTGTTACAAGATTTTTCCCAACGCAAAATTCAGAACCTTCCACGTAAATCAAAACTATAACTTCGATATTGAACAATCTCAGTACGAAATGTCCATCCTCTTCGAAAATATCAGGTTTATATCTGCGAACGAAGGAATCCCTGTAGACTTTCAATTTTCCTCTTCAGAAAATTTTGAAACTGCCTTATGGGAACAGTTAAATGAATACAAACCAGACCTTTTGATATTAGGATCACCGAATGTAGAATCGTGGAAAGAAATTAACAAAGGTCCACTTAAAAAGATCATTAAATCTTCGAATTGTTCGGTTGCAATATTCGTAAACAAAGGCCTCGAATCATTAAACAAAATTTTTATGGAATCAGATTCAGAAGGCGCCGTATCCATTATCAACAGTTTGGGAGGAGATTCAAGTTTATTCAAACAATGGAAAGATGAAGATCATTTTGATCCAAACCATCATTTGTTTGTTAGAAATTGGAACACAGAGAAAGACTTTGAATTTCTAAAAAAGAACTATTTGATTTTGGGTAAAAAAAGAACTTAA
- the fumC gene encoding class II fumarate hydratase, whose protein sequence is MKTRIETDSMGEIEVEASRYWGAQTERSLHHFHIGTDKFPREMIRALGILKKSAALTNKELGILSAEKTDLIVKAAEEVIVGSLDDHFPLAVWQTGSGTQTNMNVNEVISNRAIEMTGGVIGSKKPIHPNDDVNKAQSSNDTFPTAMHIATAEQLVHKLTPALQILHDTLNKKSKEFENIIKIGRTHLQDATPLTLGQEFSGYVQQLSYSIDRIKRVLPSVYRLALGGTAVGTGLNTHPEFAKKAAEMIAKETGLPFITAENKFEALAAHDSLVEVSGVLKTIASSLMKIANDIRWLASGPRSGIGEISIPENEPGSSIMPGKVNPTQSEAMTMVAAQVIGNDVAVNVGGSSGNFELNVFKPLIIFNVLNSIRLLADVTLSFEEHCARGIEPNKETINQNLNRSLMLVTALNPYIGYDKAAKIAKTAHKENSTLKEAGIKLGILTAEEFDLWVKPEEMIFPKE, encoded by the coding sequence ATGAAAACAAGAATCGAAACCGACTCCATGGGAGAGATCGAAGTAGAAGCTTCTCGTTATTGGGGCGCTCAAACGGAACGATCCCTCCACCATTTTCACATTGGTACGGACAAATTTCCCCGAGAAATGATTCGGGCTCTGGGGATTCTAAAAAAATCAGCAGCACTCACAAACAAAGAATTAGGAATTTTATCCGCTGAAAAAACAGACCTCATTGTGAAGGCAGCCGAAGAAGTGATCGTTGGGTCTTTAGATGACCACTTTCCCCTTGCCGTGTGGCAAACCGGATCCGGAACCCAAACCAATATGAATGTGAATGAAGTCATCTCCAATCGTGCCATCGAAATGACCGGTGGTGTGATAGGTTCCAAAAAGCCCATCCATCCCAACGACGATGTGAACAAAGCACAGAGTTCCAATGATACTTTTCCGACAGCCATGCACATTGCCACTGCCGAACAATTGGTTCACAAACTGACTCCCGCCTTACAAATACTTCATGATACATTAAACAAAAAATCAAAAGAATTTGAAAACATCATAAAAATTGGTCGCACTCATTTGCAAGATGCAACTCCTCTCACCTTAGGACAGGAGTTTTCAGGTTATGTACAACAACTTTCCTATTCCATTGATAGGATCAAACGAGTGTTACCTTCCGTTTACCGGTTGGCCCTCGGAGGAACCGCTGTCGGAACTGGACTCAATACCCATCCAGAATTTGCAAAAAAAGCGGCAGAGATGATTGCGAAAGAAACAGGACTTCCCTTTATCACCGCAGAAAACAAATTTGAAGCTCTTGCAGCACATGATTCTCTCGTGGAAGTGAGTGGAGTTTTAAAAACCATCGCCTCTTCCCTCATGAAAATAGCAAATGATATCCGTTGGTTGGCATCGGGTCCACGCTCTGGAATTGGAGAGATTTCCATTCCAGAAAACGAACCAGGATCCTCCATTATGCCAGGCAAAGTCAATCCGACTCAATCCGAAGCCATGACTATGGTAGCCGCACAGGTCATTGGAAACGATGTGGCAGTGAATGTAGGTGGATCTTCTGGTAACTTTGAACTAAATGTTTTCAAACCACTCATCATCTTTAATGTACTCAATTCCATACGATTGTTAGCGGATGTAACTTTGTCATTTGAAGAACATTGTGCCCGAGGAATTGAACCAAACAAAGAAACCATAAACCAAAACTTAAATCGTTCTCTCATGCTTGTGACCGCACTCAATCCTTACATCGGTTATGACAAAGCAGCAAAGATTGCAAAAACAGCTCATAAAGAAAATTCTACTTTAAAAGAAGCGGGGATCAAACTAGGAATCCTCACAGCAGAAGAATTTGATCTTTGGGTAAAACCAGAAGAAATGATTTTCCCGAAAGAATAA
- a CDS encoding AAA family ATPase, which translates to MEPTKTLLALRGIPGSGKTSLAKAISITNGAPIFSIDSYFENETGEYNFDYQKNHLAYKECESKTKEALELGVPFVIVDNTFTLKWELEPYIRLANEFEYLFFVVTVENRHGGKNIHQISEEQIEKMKAKYRVVL; encoded by the coding sequence ATCGAACCAACAAAAACATTACTGGCTTTAAGAGGAATTCCTGGTTCCGGAAAAACAAGTTTAGCAAAAGCTATATCCATCACAAATGGTGCCCCTATATTTTCTATCGATTCCTATTTTGAAAATGAAACTGGCGAGTATAATTTTGATTATCAAAAAAACCATTTAGCTTACAAAGAGTGTGAATCCAAAACAAAGGAAGCTCTAGAACTTGGTGTTCCCTTTGTCATCGTGGACAATACTTTTACTTTGAAATGGGAATTGGAACCTTACATTCGTTTAGCGAATGAATTTGAGTATTTGTTTTTTGTTGTGACTGTGGAAAATAGGCATGGTGGAAAAAATATTCATCAGATTTCGGAAGAACAAATAGAAAAGATGAAGGCAAAATACCGAGTAGTTTTGTAA
- a CDS encoding RNA recognition motif domain-containing protein, protein MSVNIYVGNLSYDMTEGKLSELFSAHGAVTSAKIITDQYSGRSKGFGFIEMKDGKEADNAIKELNGKNILNREMKVNIAKPKTNNWR, encoded by the coding sequence ATGTCAGTAAACATTTACGTTGGCAACCTCTCTTACGATATGACTGAAGGTAAACTCAGTGAGCTTTTCTCAGCACACGGAGCAGTAACTTCTGCAAAAATCATCACTGACCAGTATTCTGGCCGTTCTAAAGGTTTCGGATTCATCGAAATGAAAGATGGAAAAGAAGCTGATAACGCAATCAAAGAACTTAACGGAAAGAACATTCTTAACCGTGAGATGAAAGTAAACATCGCAAAACCAAAAACTAACAACTGGAGATAA